In Microbacterium sp. 1.5R, the following are encoded in one genomic region:
- a CDS encoding FMN reductase, translating to MTTRRIAVVSAGLSNPSSTRMLADRLAAETVKALAGHDIEASVDVIELRDYAHDITNNLLTGFAPPALETAINTVVSADALIAVTPIFSTSYNGLFKSFIDVLDPDALTGKPVLIGANAGTARHSLAIDYAIRPLFAYLHADAVSTGVFAASSDWGGGGDDVAPLAKRVEKGARELAEAIAKREVAAAADPYDPATYLGEGRSFGHMLGGLAGE from the coding sequence ATGACCACTCGTCGTATCGCCGTCGTGTCTGCCGGGCTCTCGAACCCGTCGTCCACGCGCATGCTCGCGGATCGCCTCGCGGCCGAGACAGTGAAGGCCCTCGCGGGGCACGACATCGAGGCGAGCGTCGACGTGATCGAGCTGCGCGACTACGCCCACGACATCACGAACAACCTGCTCACCGGATTCGCACCGCCCGCGCTCGAGACCGCGATCAACACCGTGGTGTCGGCGGACGCGCTCATCGCCGTCACGCCGATCTTCTCGACGAGCTACAACGGGCTCTTCAAGTCGTTCATCGACGTGCTCGATCCCGACGCGCTCACGGGCAAGCCGGTGCTGATCGGAGCGAACGCCGGCACGGCTCGGCACTCGCTCGCCATCGACTACGCCATCCGTCCGCTCTTCGCCTACCTGCATGCCGACGCCGTCTCGACCGGTGTGTTCGCGGCGTCGAGCGACTGGGGCGGGGGCGGCGACGACGTCGCGCCTCTGGCCAAGCGCGTCGAGAAGGGCGCTCGCGAGCTGGCTGAGGCGATCGCGAAGCGCGAGGTGGCTGCGGCCGCCGACCCGTACGACCCGGCGACGTATCTCGGAGAGGGCCGTTCGTTCGGCCACATGCTCGGCGGTCTCGCCGGCGAATGA
- a CDS encoding FAD-binding oxidoreductase — protein sequence MALRSVLESARHALRGALVLPGDESFDAARRPWNLAIEQHPAGVAAPADLRDLRALLDAAGDAGVTLAVQPTGHGAGGDLADAVIVRMAAFDELSIDLGSGVVRIGSGVRWGAVVEALEGTGWVAPAGTSPVVAVAGYTLGGGHSWFSRTAGLGSDNLRAAWVLRSDGTHDRVDDESDPEMMWALRGAGGVVGIVTALEIDLVPAPSLWGTELTFDAADAGSVLRAVRDLSAEAPASLNVFVNSMRMPDAPQLPEEIRGRSFLSVRALSTVGSADELFERVRRAGTVRREMSGATSPKTVAASSGEPTEPTPGKGVSAALSSLDDATIDDLLRFRELPDQWPIMGIDIRMLGGALDDPRRAGFATLQGVGWLLHALVPVFPGVPSEPGEASMAGFREVLAHAIAPCTVPTFLGPGETLERCGDPTAIDRLRAIRAAADPDSLIHEGRLPR from the coding sequence ATGGCCCTTCGCTCTGTCCTCGAATCCGCGCGGCATGCCCTGCGCGGCGCTCTCGTCCTCCCCGGCGACGAATCCTTCGACGCGGCGCGTCGTCCGTGGAACCTGGCGATCGAACAGCATCCGGCGGGCGTGGCCGCACCGGCCGATCTGCGCGATCTGCGCGCTCTTCTCGACGCCGCGGGCGACGCGGGCGTGACGCTCGCGGTCCAGCCCACCGGGCACGGCGCCGGCGGAGACCTGGCCGACGCCGTCATCGTCCGAATGGCGGCCTTCGACGAGCTGTCGATCGACCTCGGTTCGGGGGTGGTCCGCATCGGCAGCGGAGTCCGCTGGGGCGCCGTCGTCGAGGCGCTCGAAGGAACGGGCTGGGTGGCTCCTGCCGGCACGAGCCCGGTCGTCGCCGTCGCGGGGTACACCCTGGGCGGCGGCCATTCCTGGTTCAGTCGCACAGCAGGACTCGGGTCGGACAACCTCAGGGCCGCGTGGGTGCTGCGGAGCGACGGGACCCATGATCGGGTCGACGACGAGAGCGACCCGGAGATGATGTGGGCGCTTCGCGGAGCGGGCGGCGTCGTCGGAATCGTGACGGCCCTCGAGATCGACCTGGTTCCCGCGCCGTCGCTGTGGGGAACCGAACTCACTTTCGACGCCGCAGACGCCGGGTCGGTGCTGCGGGCCGTCCGCGATCTGTCCGCAGAGGCCCCGGCGTCGCTCAACGTGTTCGTGAATTCGATGCGTATGCCCGACGCTCCGCAGCTTCCCGAGGAGATCCGCGGACGCAGCTTCCTCAGCGTGCGGGCGCTGTCCACGGTCGGATCCGCCGATGAGCTGTTCGAGCGGGTGCGGCGAGCAGGCACGGTTCGTCGTGAGATGTCGGGGGCCACATCGCCGAAGACCGTCGCGGCGTCGAGCGGCGAACCCACCGAACCGACGCCGGGCAAAGGCGTGTCTGCTGCGCTCTCGTCGCTCGACGACGCGACGATCGACGATCTCTTGCGGTTCCGCGAACTGCCGGATCAGTGGCCGATCATGGGCATCGACATCCGGATGCTCGGTGGCGCGCTGGACGATCCTCGACGCGCCGGATTCGCGACACTTCAGGGCGTCGGCTGGCTGCTCCACGCCCTGGTGCCCGTCTTCCCCGGGGTGCCGAGCGAACCGGGGGAGGCGAGCATGGCGGGCTTCCGTGAGGTGCTGGCGCACGCGATCGCCCCGTGCACGGTCCCGACGTTCCTGGGTCCGGGTGAGACCCTCGAGCGCTGCGGTGACCCGACGGCGATCGATCGCCTTCGCGCCATCAGGGCCGCCGCCGACCCCGACTCGCTGATCCACGAGGGGCGGCTCCCGCGCTGA
- a CDS encoding response regulator, with product MIRTLIVDDDALTLELHRSYLERIDGFIVGGECTGARAALTAVLDQPHDEPFDLVLLDITMPDGSGIDVLRGLRARHAAVDVIAITGVRDADTVRQMAALGVYQYLVKPFPFAVFHERLTAYRIHREQARSTAGEATQAEIDALLGRTTGTIPIPKGLSTATLQKVTTELRSSSAAVSASEAAARLGMSRVSVRRYLEHLTDSGIITRSARYGARGRPETEYRWTRRVDGDQ from the coding sequence ATGATCCGCACGCTGATCGTCGATGACGACGCTCTGACACTCGAGCTCCACCGCTCGTACCTCGAGAGGATCGACGGCTTCATCGTGGGCGGCGAGTGCACCGGCGCCAGGGCCGCATTGACCGCCGTGCTCGATCAGCCGCACGACGAGCCGTTCGACCTGGTCCTTCTCGACATCACGATGCCCGACGGCTCCGGCATCGATGTGCTCCGAGGGCTGCGTGCCCGACACGCTGCCGTCGATGTGATCGCGATCACCGGCGTGCGCGATGCGGACACCGTCCGGCAGATGGCAGCTCTCGGCGTCTACCAGTACCTCGTCAAGCCGTTCCCCTTTGCGGTGTTCCACGAGCGTCTCACCGCGTATCGCATCCATCGGGAGCAGGCACGGTCGACGGCCGGAGAGGCGACCCAGGCGGAGATCGATGCGCTTCTCGGGCGCACGACGGGGACGATCCCGATTCCCAAAGGGCTGTCGACCGCGACGCTGCAGAAGGTGACGACAGAGCTGCGCTCCTCCAGCGCCGCGGTCTCGGCGAGCGAGGCCGCCGCGCGACTCGGGATGTCACGCGTGTCCGTACGGAGGTACCTGGAGCATCTCACCGATTCGGGCATCATCACACGCAGCGCTCGCTACGGCGCACGTGGACGCCCGGAGACGGAGTACCGCTGGACGAGACGCGTCGACGGAGACCAATGA
- a CDS encoding sensor histidine kinase, with product MLGNLIDNAMDAAATGAERWVGVSLRPSKNGGIVLEVSDGGDGIPSDLRERVFTQGFSTKPASNHGRGVGLALVRAVVAGVGGTVELSAHPTTFTVTLPPARGRRSP from the coding sequence GTGCTCGGCAACCTGATCGACAACGCCATGGATGCCGCCGCCACCGGTGCTGAGCGCTGGGTGGGGGTCTCGCTGCGCCCCTCGAAGAACGGCGGAATCGTCCTCGAGGTCTCCGACGGCGGGGACGGCATACCCTCCGACCTGCGCGAGCGCGTCTTCACCCAGGGCTTCTCGACCAAGCCTGCAAGCAACCACGGGCGCGGAGTCGGGCTCGCGCTCGTCCGCGCGGTGGTGGCCGGGGTGGGCGGCACTGTGGAGCTCTCCGCTCATCCGACCACGTTCACCGTCACCCTCCCGCCGGCGAGAGGACGCAGGAGCCCATGA
- a CDS encoding ATPase translates to MRPARSIASRVFAVLLVAALVVGALVAVFLVIDAQRATHAEAERVTAATAVTLAVSPLVIDTLEAGDAATATQTLEPYALDVISDADLDFVTIMTPDGTRVTHPDIEQIGARYLGTIPDTPRTFTEVFTGTLGPSVRTIVPVLASDGEPVGWVSAGVTTETISDTLIRRLPLSLGITVGLIALGALGAWIARRFTRGIAGDLPPGQVRDAVSSYESLRTLGDALRAQTHEHGNRMHTAVALLELGRSEEAIDILTETSRQSQSLVDQVTARQAGDPAVGALLLGKASQARERGIDWRVSIDPDTPASPLSPRRQRRRARQPDRQRHGCRRHRC, encoded by the coding sequence ATGAGACCTGCCCGCAGCATCGCTTCACGGGTGTTCGCCGTGCTCCTCGTCGCCGCGCTCGTCGTGGGGGCTCTGGTCGCCGTCTTCCTCGTGATCGATGCGCAACGCGCCACGCATGCCGAGGCCGAGCGCGTCACGGCGGCGACAGCAGTGACTCTCGCCGTGTCACCGCTCGTGATCGACACCCTCGAGGCCGGCGATGCCGCAACGGCCACGCAGACCCTCGAGCCCTATGCGCTCGATGTGATCTCGGACGCGGATCTCGACTTCGTGACGATCATGACGCCTGACGGCACCCGCGTGACCCACCCTGACATCGAGCAGATCGGGGCGAGATACCTCGGCACCATCCCCGACACGCCTCGAACCTTCACCGAGGTGTTCACCGGCACTCTCGGGCCCTCGGTGCGAACCATCGTTCCGGTACTCGCCTCCGATGGCGAACCGGTGGGCTGGGTCTCGGCCGGCGTGACGACCGAGACCATCTCCGACACCCTGATCCGTCGTCTCCCCCTGTCACTCGGCATCACCGTCGGCCTCATCGCTCTCGGTGCGCTCGGCGCGTGGATCGCTCGCCGGTTCACGCGCGGTATCGCAGGAGACCTGCCGCCGGGTCAGGTGAGGGACGCCGTGTCGTCATACGAATCCCTGCGCACTCTGGGCGACGCGCTGCGCGCTCAGACGCACGAGCACGGCAATCGCATGCACACGGCGGTCGCGCTTCTCGAGCTCGGCCGTAGCGAGGAGGCGATCGACATCCTGACCGAGACCTCGCGCCAGAGTCAGTCGCTCGTCGATCAGGTCACCGCACGACAGGCCGGCGACCCCGCCGTCGGCGCTCTGCTTCTCGGCAAGGCGTCGCAGGCCAGGGAGCGCGGGATCGACTGGCGGGTGAGCATCGACCCGGACACTCCCGCCTCCCCCCTCTCCCCCCGTCGACAGCGTCGCCGTGCTCGGCAACCTGATCGACAACGCCATGGATGCCGCCGCCACCGGTGCTGA
- a CDS encoding cation:dicarboxylate symporter family transporter yields MAITTGFSLPGFHWRRGKQAWDRHTWLYVSVIIAVVLGAAVGLIWPEVGQSLEPIGKGFVSLIKMMIAPIIFCTIVVGVGSIAKAATVGKIGGLALLYFMVMSTFALAIGLVVGNIIHPGAGLDMANSSYDATATEAKTTTEFILGIIPTTFFSAFTGESVLQVLFIALLVGFALQGLGEKGAPIMDAVKNLQKLVFRILGMILWLAPLGAFGAIAAVVGKTGIAAIWSLGVLMVAFYITCILFIVVVLGTLLFAVTRVNIFSLVKYLAREYLLIVGTSSSESALPRLIAKMEHIGVSKPVVGITVPTGYSFNLDGTAIYLTMASLFIATGMGQPMTIGEQIGLLVFMIIASKGAAGVTGAGLATLAGGLQAYRPDLVDGVGVIVGIDRFMSEGRALTNFTGNAVATLLIGTWTRQIDRERVQQVLSGALPFEESSLDGVDDHGMADERTAVDIQGLKESALDEMAAKEERARARAARS; encoded by the coding sequence ATGGCCATCACGACAGGGTTCTCGCTTCCCGGATTCCATTGGCGGCGCGGCAAGCAGGCATGGGACAGGCACACGTGGCTGTACGTGTCGGTGATCATCGCCGTCGTGCTCGGAGCCGCGGTCGGCCTCATCTGGCCCGAGGTCGGACAGAGCCTCGAACCGATCGGCAAGGGCTTCGTCTCTCTCATCAAGATGATGATCGCGCCGATCATCTTCTGCACGATCGTGGTGGGCGTCGGCTCGATCGCCAAGGCAGCGACCGTCGGCAAGATCGGCGGACTCGCGCTGCTCTACTTCATGGTCATGTCGACGTTCGCGCTGGCGATCGGCCTGGTGGTCGGCAACATCATCCACCCCGGTGCGGGCCTCGATATGGCGAACTCCAGCTATGACGCGACAGCGACCGAGGCGAAGACCACCACGGAGTTCATCCTGGGCATCATCCCGACGACGTTCTTCTCCGCCTTCACGGGCGAGAGCGTGCTGCAGGTTCTGTTCATCGCGCTGCTCGTCGGGTTCGCGCTCCAGGGACTCGGCGAAAAGGGCGCCCCGATCATGGATGCGGTCAAGAACCTCCAGAAGCTGGTCTTCCGCATCCTGGGCATGATCTTGTGGCTTGCACCGCTCGGCGCGTTCGGAGCCATCGCCGCGGTCGTCGGCAAGACGGGCATCGCCGCGATCTGGAGCCTCGGCGTGCTGATGGTCGCGTTCTACATCACCTGCATCCTGTTCATCGTGGTTGTGCTCGGAACCCTGCTCTTCGCCGTCACCCGGGTCAACATCTTCAGCCTGGTGAAGTACCTCGCCCGCGAGTACCTGCTGATCGTCGGCACCTCGTCATCTGAGTCCGCCCTTCCGCGTCTGATCGCGAAGATGGAGCACATCGGGGTATCCAAGCCCGTCGTCGGCATCACGGTCCCCACCGGGTACTCGTTCAACCTCGACGGCACGGCGATCTACCTCACGATGGCGTCGCTCTTCATCGCGACCGGCATGGGGCAGCCGATGACGATCGGTGAGCAGATCGGCTTGCTCGTCTTCATGATCATCGCCAGCAAGGGTGCCGCAGGTGTCACCGGAGCCGGACTCGCCACTCTCGCCGGCGGGCTGCAGGCTTACCGTCCCGACCTGGTCGACGGCGTCGGCGTGATCGTGGGCATCGACCGGTTCATGTCGGAGGGACGGGCCCTGACGAACTTCACCGGCAACGCGGTGGCGACGCTGCTCATCGGCACCTGGACGCGCCAGATCGATCGCGAACGCGTGCAGCAGGTGCTGAGCGGCGCGCTGCCGTTCGAGGAGTCCTCGCTCGACGGCGTGGACGATCACGGCATGGCGGACGAGCGCACGGCCGTGGACATCCAGGGCCTCAAGGAATCCGCGCTCGACGAGATGGCGGCGAAGGAGGAGCGGGCACGGGCGCGCGCGGCGCGAAGCTGA
- a CDS encoding DUF5302 domain-containing protein, which translates to MSTEEGASSSEEMKRKFKEALEKKNAHHRQGEAHLDGDSAVHGAPAPQTRREFRRKSG; encoded by the coding sequence ATGAGCACCGAAGAAGGCGCCTCCTCCAGCGAGGAGATGAAGCGCAAGTTCAAGGAAGCGCTCGAGAAGAAGAACGCGCACCACCGGCAGGGCGAGGCCCACCTGGATGGCGACTCCGCCGTCCATGGCGCGCCCGCCCCGCAGACGCGGCGCGAGTTCCGACGCAAGAGCGGTTGA
- a CDS encoding DedA family protein — protein sequence MSTELLDGPWALVVMSLLVLGDSFFVVVPGEIAVTALGAVASTTGDPPLWCVILWAGIAAVAGDVTCYLVGRSVGIDRWRWMRTPRVRRALTWARLRLEGGTATVLFTARFVPFARLAINLMAGASRIPPARYLPLVTIAAFGWSAYQASVGAIVAVLLPGGPLVAVLVSVIVAVGLGAAIDVVSRRARN from the coding sequence GTGTCCACTGAACTGCTCGACGGCCCCTGGGCTCTGGTGGTCATGAGCCTGCTCGTGCTGGGCGACTCGTTCTTCGTGGTGGTTCCGGGAGAGATCGCGGTGACCGCGCTCGGCGCCGTCGCATCGACGACCGGCGATCCTCCCCTGTGGTGTGTGATCCTGTGGGCGGGCATCGCCGCGGTCGCCGGAGACGTCACCTGCTATCTCGTGGGTCGCAGCGTGGGCATCGACAGGTGGCGCTGGATGCGCACGCCCCGAGTGCGCCGAGCGCTCACCTGGGCGCGGCTGCGTCTGGAAGGCGGAACCGCCACCGTGCTCTTCACCGCGCGCTTCGTCCCTTTCGCTCGACTGGCGATCAACCTCATGGCAGGGGCCTCGCGGATCCCGCCGGCTCGGTATCTGCCGCTCGTGACGATCGCGGCGTTCGGGTGGTCCGCCTACCAGGCATCCGTGGGCGCCATCGTCGCCGTGCTGCTTCCGGGAGGCCCTCTGGTCGCTGTCCTCGTGTCCGTCATCGTCGCCGTCGGGCTCGGCGCCGCGATCGATGTCGTGTCGCGCCGAGCACGGAACTGA